Sequence from the Saccharopolyspora pogona genome:
CCCGCACCCGCAACGACGTCGTGGTGCTCTACCGAGTCCGAGACCGGCAGGACGCGGTGCTGGTCTCGGAGTTGCAGTGGCTGGCGCAGCGGGTCGGGGCCCGGCTGCACGTCGTGATCGGTCCCGCGACCGCGATCGGCCGCCATGGACCGATCATGGGCCCGCAGCACATCGCCGCCCTGGTGCCCGGTGTACGGCACCGCGACGTCTTCCTCTGCGGTCCGCCCGGCATGACCGACGCGGTCCTCGGCGCCCTGCGCGACCTCGAAGTGCCCCGGGACCAGTGCCACACCGAACGATTCGCCTTCGCGGCCTGAGGAGTGATGCCATGCGACGTTTCGTCGTGATCCTGGCCCTCACGATCGCGGGTTCGCTCCCGCTGTTGCGCTACCAGCCGGACACCGGCGCGGCGACGCGCGCGGCGCCCGCCCCGCAGCCCGGCGCACCCTCGACTCCACCCCAGGCAGGGACCGCTCCTCCGGGACCGGGCAAGTCCGTCGACGGCTCGCTGGTGCGGACCGAGTACGGGCCCTACCAGGTGCGGGTGGTGTTCACCGGCACCAAGATCACCGACGTCCAGCTGATCACCGAGCCCGCCGACCGGCGCAGCAGGCGGATCGCCGGCGGCGCCGCTCCGACGCTGCGGCAGGAGGCGCTGCAGGCGCAGAGCGCGAAGCTCGACGCGGTGTCCGGTGCCACCACCACCAGCGAGGCCTACGCCGAGTCCCTGCAGGCCGCGATCGACTCCCAGGGCGGGTAGCCGTGGCGAGCGGAACGGGTTC
This genomic interval carries:
- a CDS encoding FMN-binding protein codes for the protein MRRFVVILALTIAGSLPLLRYQPDTGAATRAAPAPQPGAPSTPPQAGTAPPGPGKSVDGSLVRTEYGPYQVRVVFTGTKITDVQLITEPADRRSRRIAGGAAPTLRQEALQAQSAKLDAVSGATTTSEAYAESLQAAIDSQGG